In Nitrospirota bacterium, a single genomic region encodes these proteins:
- the dnaJ gene encoding molecular chaperone DnaJ, which yields MPVTETKRDYYEVLGVDRSATRDEIKRAYRRLALQYHPDRNKSPDATAKFREIAEAYAVLSDDTKRREYDAAGHAGISERWTPEDLMREFQFGDFFGGRFDDLSGIFGDFFGRRARPGPGAMRGVDLRYDLDLTLEEAAKGGEREIQITRSEACALCAGSGAKPGTKPKPCGECDGTGHKQQVRTERRVRMVTLTTCPRCRGTGQVIESPCQECGGKGIRFVAHTLKVRIPPGIDDGMLIRLAGQGEANADGGPPGDLLIQPRIQPHPVFQRQGADLYVAKAISFPEAALSTKIPLTGLGGESIHVAVPAGTQSGTALRLSGKGMPRLGGRGKGDLFVVVEVKTPTQLTPRQRELIEEFAKLEKEKQRT from the coding sequence ATGCCCGTAACGGAAACGAAACGCGACTACTATGAAGTGCTGGGGGTGGATCGCTCGGCCACGAGGGACGAGATCAAGCGTGCTTACCGCCGCTTGGCGCTTCAGTACCATCCCGATCGGAATAAAAGCCCTGATGCGACCGCCAAGTTCAGGGAGATCGCCGAAGCGTACGCCGTTCTCTCCGACGATACCAAGCGACGCGAGTATGACGCCGCCGGTCATGCCGGGATCAGCGAGCGCTGGACGCCGGAGGATCTTATGCGGGAGTTCCAGTTCGGAGATTTCTTCGGCGGCCGCTTCGACGATCTGTCCGGCATCTTCGGGGACTTTTTCGGCCGGCGTGCCAGACCAGGTCCCGGTGCGATGCGAGGCGTGGATCTGCGTTACGACCTGGATTTGACGTTGGAAGAGGCGGCCAAAGGCGGCGAGCGGGAGATTCAGATCACCCGCTCCGAGGCGTGCGCGCTTTGTGCCGGAAGCGGCGCGAAGCCAGGAACCAAACCGAAGCCTTGCGGCGAATGTGATGGTACCGGTCACAAGCAGCAGGTGCGGACCGAGCGACGGGTGCGCATGGTGACACTCACCACCTGTCCGCGCTGCCGCGGGACAGGCCAGGTGATCGAATCGCCCTGCCAGGAGTGCGGAGGGAAAGGCATCCGGTTCGTGGCGCACACGCTGAAGGTGCGGATTCCGCCCGGCATTGACGACGGGATGCTGATCCGGCTGGCGGGACAGGGAGAAGCCAATGCGGACGGAGGGCCGCCGGGTGACCTGCTGATCCAGCCGCGCATTCAGCCGCATCCGGTCTTCCAGCGTCAAGGTGCCGATCTGTACGTGGCAAAGGCCATCAGCTTCCCGGAGGCCGCCTTGAGCACGAAGATTCCACTCACCGGATTAGGCGGGGAGTCCATCCATGTGGCGGTTCCCGCCGGCACGCAGAGCGGAACGGCGCTGCGCCTCAGCGGCAAGGGGATGCCGCGACTGGGCGGCAGAGGCAAGGGCGATCTCTTCGTCGTCGTCGAGGTAAAGACCCCGACCCAGCTCACGCCTCGCCAGCGGGAGCTGATCGAGGAGTTCGCCAAACTGGAGAAGGAGAAACAGAGGACCTAA
- a CDS encoding BON domain-containing protein, giving the protein MSDRERVIKAVRAAFEREPRINLHKYPIEVEFAGGVLTLEGEAEHIAAKKLCMELAAAMSGVTGIVDRLRVAPSTRMGDGAILDAVRDALLQEPTLQNCAIKVKRKGRFETMRETNVKPGGVIQVSVDNGVVLLDDHVTSLTQKRMAGVLAWWVPGTRDVINGMAVEPPQEDSDEELAKAIRLALKKDPFVNVDRIRVTAERGTVTLEGSVPMPTQKEMAEFDAWYVFGVDKVVNKIEVR; this is encoded by the coding sequence ATGAGCGACCGAGAGCGCGTCATCAAGGCGGTCCGCGCGGCGTTCGAGCGCGAGCCGCGGATCAATCTGCACAAGTATCCGATCGAGGTGGAGTTCGCCGGCGGCGTGCTGACCTTGGAGGGCGAGGCCGAACACATCGCGGCCAAAAAGCTCTGCATGGAACTGGCCGCGGCGATGTCTGGCGTGACCGGTATCGTTGATCGTCTGCGCGTCGCGCCCTCCACGCGCATGGGCGACGGGGCCATCCTCGATGCCGTCCGCGATGCCCTGCTTCAGGAGCCAACGCTCCAGAACTGTGCGATCAAGGTGAAGCGGAAGGGTCGGTTTGAAACCATGAGGGAAACGAACGTCAAGCCAGGTGGCGTGATCCAGGTCTCAGTCGACAATGGCGTCGTGCTGCTGGACGATCATGTCACGAGCCTGACGCAGAAACGAATGGCCGGGGTCCTCGCTTGGTGGGTGCCGGGCACCCGCGATGTCATCAACGGGATGGCGGTCGAACCGCCGCAAGAGGATTCCGATGAAGAGTTGGCCAAGGCCATTCGCTTGGCCCTCAAAAAAGATCCCTTCGTCAATGTGGACCGCATCAGGGTGACGGCCGAGCGAGGGACGGTGACGCTGGAGGGCAGCGTTCCGATGCCGACGCAGAAGGAGATGGCGGAGTTCGATGCCTGGTATGTGTTCGGAGTGGACAAGGTCGTGAACAAAATCGAAGTGCGTTGA
- a CDS encoding NAD(P)/FAD-dependent oxidoreductase yields the protein MGEDPRQALEVDVLFVGGGPANLAGALRLTPLVAHHNQGVSRGGGAGRMLELQIALIEKGRDVGAHAVSGAMFDPVALEELLPDYQNRGFPLSQRVSRHDFRYLTTEGGVRIPHVLLPWARRQGRCYLGSLQKLNLWLAEQVEAAGVYVFNETCGVEILYDKARMCGVRTGDKGVEAGGGKKANYEPGTDICAKVTVFGEGPYGTLSEDLIHRFELRDGRPPQSYALGVKELIRVEHAGAPGVAIHTIGYPLGPRVFGGGFCYGLDDHHVAVGMVCGLDWDDPQMDVQAQLQRLKKHPYIQRFIKGGTVVAYGAKTLPEGGYFAGAPPLRGRGDACRRLGRIAERAVSEGHPLCDEERDAGGRDDL from the coding sequence GTGGGTGAGGATCCTCGACAGGCTCTGGAAGTGGATGTGCTCTTCGTCGGAGGAGGGCCCGCCAACCTCGCAGGGGCGTTGCGTTTGACGCCGCTCGTGGCTCACCACAATCAGGGGGTTTCCAGAGGAGGTGGGGCTGGCCGGATGCTTGAGCTGCAGATCGCGTTGATCGAGAAAGGGCGCGACGTCGGCGCCCATGCCGTTTCGGGTGCGATGTTCGACCCGGTCGCGCTCGAAGAATTGCTGCCGGACTATCAGAATCGCGGGTTCCCCCTCTCTCAGCGCGTCAGCCGCCACGACTTCCGCTATCTCACAACCGAAGGCGGTGTCCGGATCCCGCACGTTCTGCTGCCCTGGGCCCGCCGGCAAGGTCGCTGTTATCTCGGATCTCTTCAAAAACTAAACCTGTGGCTGGCTGAGCAGGTGGAAGCGGCGGGAGTGTATGTCTTCAACGAGACCTGCGGCGTTGAGATCCTCTACGACAAGGCTCGCATGTGCGGAGTGCGCACGGGCGACAAAGGAGTGGAAGCCGGCGGCGGGAAGAAAGCCAACTATGAACCGGGCACCGACATTTGCGCCAAGGTCACGGTCTTCGGCGAAGGCCCTTATGGAACACTAAGCGAAGACCTGATTCATCGGTTCGAGCTGCGCGACGGCCGTCCTCCTCAATCCTATGCGTTGGGTGTCAAGGAGCTGATCCGGGTCGAGCACGCCGGGGCTCCGGGCGTGGCGATCCATACGATCGGCTATCCGCTCGGCCCACGAGTCTTCGGCGGCGGGTTCTGCTATGGCCTCGACGACCATCACGTTGCGGTGGGCATGGTCTGCGGGCTGGATTGGGACGATCCGCAAATGGATGTTCAGGCCCAGCTCCAGCGACTCAAGAAGCACCCCTACATTCAGCGGTTCATCAAAGGCGGAACGGTCGTGGCGTACGGCGCCAAGACGCTGCCCGAGGGCGGCTATTTCGCCGGTGCCCCGCCTCTTCGTGGACGGGGCGATGCTTGTCGGCGACTCGGCCGGATTGCTGAACGTGCCGTATCTGAAGGGCATCCACTATGCGATGAAGAGCGGGATGCTGGCGGCCGAGACGATTTGTGA
- a CDS encoding CopG family transcriptional regulator, which translates to MKTLSIKLDEALCARILAVAKQRGATQSDVVRDAILTHLEPMRGKLAGSALDLAKDLAGCVAGPPDLSTNKTHLRGFGR; encoded by the coding sequence ATGAAAACGCTCTCCATCAAGCTCGATGAGGCACTTTGCGCGCGGATCCTCGCCGTGGCGAAGCAGCGCGGGGCCACGCAGTCCGACGTGGTGCGTGACGCGATTCTCACCCACCTTGAGCCGATGCGGGGAAAGCTTGCCGGGTCCGCGCTAGACCTCGCCAAGGATCTTGCCGGGTGCGTGGCTGGCCCTCCCGATCTCTCGACCAACAAGACGCACCTGCGCGGGTTCGGGCGATAA
- a CDS encoding PIN domain-containing protein, translating into MREIVLLDTGPLVAFLNRTDRYHEWAMAQWERLRPPLLTCEAVLAEACFLLRTHPGGGQAILQLLDRGVLQVAFHLEDEAESVAALLGRYGNVPMSLADACLVRMAERHRKSRVLTVDGDFRIYRRHGRQVIPTTMPQGR; encoded by the coding sequence ATGCGCGAGATTGTGCTGCTGGACACAGGACCACTTGTCGCATTTCTGAACCGGACCGATCGGTATCACGAGTGGGCCATGGCCCAGTGGGAGCGGTTGCGCCCCCCACTCCTTACCTGCGAGGCCGTGCTTGCGGAGGCCTGCTTTCTTCTCCGGACTCATCCCGGCGGCGGCCAGGCTATCCTTCAACTCCTGGACCGAGGCGTGTTGCAGGTCGCGTTTCACCTGGAAGACGAGGCAGAATCGGTCGCTGCACTCCTGGGGCGGTACGGCAATGTACCCATGTCGCTGGCCGACGCCTGCCTTGTGCGGATGGCGGAGCGCCACCGCAAGAGTCGGGTGCTGACCGTGGACGGAGACTTTCGCATCTACCGCAGGCATGGCCGCCAGGTCATTCCGACTACGATGCCGCAGGGTCGATAG
- a CDS encoding acyl-CoA dehydrogenase family protein has product MGSGLDYIGHALITEEIGRADSSLRTTLSVQVSLVALSLLRWGTEEQKRRYVPDLCTGRLLGCFGLTEPNAGSDPAGMETMAVKRGDRWVLNGTKTWISNATVADLALIFAQTDPTKGYHGIAAFLVEKGTPGFSTRVITDKLGLRTSDTGELIFDNCAIPETAVLGEVGQGFKVAMTALDNGRYSVAAGCVGIIQGCLDACTDYAKKRRQFGKPIGSFQLVQDMIARMKVDLDAARLLVYRAGHLKNRGLPDTVETSIAKYFASEAAVQAATDALQMFGGYGYSEETPVARYYRDAKVATINEGMSQIQKLIIGSHLLGIRAFV; this is encoded by the coding sequence GTGGGCTCAGGGCTGGATTACATCGGCCACGCCCTGATCACGGAAGAAATAGGCCGGGCGGACTCCTCGCTGCGCACGACATTATCGGTGCAGGTCTCCCTGGTGGCGCTGAGTCTCCTGCGCTGGGGGACGGAGGAGCAGAAAAGGCGCTATGTGCCCGATCTCTGCACCGGCCGGCTGCTTGGCTGCTTTGGGCTGACCGAGCCCAATGCGGGCAGTGACCCCGCGGGTATGGAGACCATGGCAGTCAAACGGGGTGATCGCTGGGTGCTCAACGGAACGAAAACCTGGATCTCGAACGCCACGGTCGCGGATCTCGCCTTGATCTTCGCCCAGACCGACCCAACCAAAGGGTATCACGGGATTGCCGCCTTTCTGGTCGAAAAGGGAACACCGGGCTTCTCAACCCGGGTCATCACGGACAAGCTGGGGCTGCGGACATCGGATACTGGCGAGCTGATCTTTGACAACTGCGCCATCCCGGAGACCGCCGTATTGGGAGAGGTCGGCCAAGGCTTCAAGGTTGCCATGACCGCATTGGACAATGGTCGTTACAGCGTCGCGGCCGGTTGCGTGGGCATCATCCAAGGATGCCTTGATGCCTGTACGGACTATGCCAAAAAGCGCAGGCAGTTCGGCAAGCCGATCGGCAGTTTCCAATTGGTTCAAGACATGATCGCCCGCATGAAGGTGGACCTCGATGCCGCCCGCCTCCTGGTATATCGTGCCGGCCATCTCAAAAACCGCGGGCTCCCCGACACCGTCGAGACGTCCATCGCAAAGTACTTCGCGTCTGAGGCGGCGGTACAAGCGGCAACGGATGCGCTCCAGATGTTCGGTGGTTATGGCTATTCCGAAGAGACGCCGGTGGCGCGTTATTACCGCGACGCCAAGGTCGCCACGATCAACGAAGGCATGTCGCAGATCCAGAAATTGATCATCGGCTCGCATCTGTTGGGGATACGAGCGTTTGTATGA
- a CDS encoding AIR synthase family protein, with the protein MRLPSRARIGHGLPMGKLPSALLRTLLARYVGSPDSRLVVGPGLGLDAAAIDFGDRYVIATTDPITFVTGEIGSYALAINANDVAAMGAVPRWFLAALLLPSRGTTPRAVSRLFSEISRACREIHVSLCGGHTEITDAVTRPVAVGCLLGECPKNRLVTSAGARVRDAVLLTKGIPIEAVSILARERHDELRRRYPARFVARCRRYFRNPGVSVVRDARLALAAGGVHAMHDPTEGGLSAAIYELAEAAHVGVRIDERAIPILPEGRRLCEDFGLHPLGAIASGALLICADPTRAPAIIRRLARAGIRAARIGTVVPVREGVRMVARDRRVRSVPRFAVDEIARVLERKPASPVRRS; encoded by the coding sequence GTGCGCCTCCCAAGCAGAGCGCGGATCGGCCACGGGCTTCCGATGGGAAAGCTCCCGTCGGCCCTGCTGCGGACGCTCCTGGCCCGCTATGTCGGCAGCCCCGATTCCCGCCTCGTCGTCGGCCCCGGACTCGGCCTCGATGCCGCCGCCATCGATTTCGGAGACCGGTACGTCATTGCGACCACCGACCCGATCACGTTCGTCACGGGGGAGATCGGTTCCTACGCGCTGGCCATCAATGCGAATGATGTGGCGGCGATGGGTGCCGTACCGCGGTGGTTTCTGGCGGCGTTGCTGCTGCCGTCGCGAGGCACGACGCCTCGGGCCGTGTCGCGATTATTTTCGGAGATCAGCCGGGCCTGTCGGGAGATTCACGTCTCGTTGTGCGGAGGGCATACGGAGATCACGGACGCCGTAACCCGGCCGGTGGCGGTCGGTTGCCTCCTCGGGGAGTGTCCGAAGAATCGGCTGGTCACCTCGGCGGGCGCCCGCGTCAGAGATGCGGTGCTGCTGACGAAAGGGATCCCCATCGAAGCGGTGTCAATTCTCGCGCGCGAACGACACGACGAACTGCGACGCCGGTATCCGGCTCGCTTTGTCGCCCGCTGCCGTCGCTATTTCAGGAATCCCGGCGTCAGCGTTGTGCGGGACGCCCGACTCGCGCTCGCTGCCGGCGGCGTGCACGCGATGCATGATCCGACCGAGGGAGGCCTGAGCGCCGCGATCTACGAGCTAGCCGAGGCTGCGCACGTCGGCGTGCGCATCGATGAACGGGCGATTCCGATCCTGCCGGAGGGCCGGCGGCTGTGCGAAGACTTCGGCCTCCATCCGCTAGGTGCCATCGCCTCTGGCGCGCTGCTCATATGCGCGGACCCGACACGCGCGCCCGCCATCATTCGGCGTTTGGCGCGCGCCGGGATCAGAGCCGCGCGGATCGGCACGGTCGTCCCTGTCCGGGAAGGGGTCCGCATGGTGGCGCGAGACAGGCGGGTTCGCTCGGTTCCGCGCTTTGCGGTCGATGAAATCGCGCGTGTCCTTGAACGGAAGCCCGCGTCCCCCGTGCGGCGATCATGA
- a CDS encoding citrate synthase encodes MSSLTGHEFSPGLAGVPAAKSSISFVDGQAGVLEYRGIPIEELAEQSSFLETSYLLLYDRLPTKTELDRFTTDIAHHRRIKYRITDLIKCLPEHGHPMDALQAAVAALGMFYPARDVSDPEVQYWSAVRLIAKVPTIIAAYYRLRRGDEQVQPRDDLDHAGNFLYMLTEKPPSPLIGKALDTCLILHAEHTMNASTFSGLVTASTLADPYTVVSSAIGTLKGPLHGGAAQEVAEMLEAIGTLDNVRSYLEQKLAAKEKLMGFGHRIYKVKDPRATILQKLAKTLFAQLERHGHSSLYELAEEVERIGEELLRDKGVHANVDFYSGVLYKAMGLDKDFFPCVFAMARVSGWLAHWLEQIKDNKLFRPDQIYEGRHGRAYVPIDRRLEDLPQEPVEARTVKA; translated from the coding sequence ATGAGCAGCCTCACCGGCCATGAGTTTTCTCCCGGGCTGGCCGGCGTGCCTGCCGCCAAGTCCTCGATCAGTTTCGTGGACGGTCAGGCCGGCGTGCTGGAATACCGCGGAATCCCGATTGAAGAGCTGGCCGAACAGAGTTCGTTCCTGGAGACCAGCTACCTGCTGCTCTACGATCGGTTGCCGACGAAGACGGAATTGGACCGGTTCACAACCGACATTGCCCATCATCGCCGGATCAAGTATCGCATCACGGATCTGATCAAATGTCTGCCGGAGCACGGCCATCCGATGGACGCCCTTCAGGCCGCCGTGGCCGCGCTCGGCATGTTCTATCCGGCCAGGGACGTGTCGGATCCTGAAGTCCAATACTGGTCGGCTGTCAGACTGATCGCCAAGGTTCCGACCATCATCGCCGCGTACTACCGGCTCAGAAGGGGCGATGAACAAGTCCAGCCCCGAGATGATTTGGATCACGCCGGCAATTTTCTGTACATGCTGACGGAAAAGCCGCCGAGCCCGCTGATCGGGAAGGCCTTGGATACCTGCCTCATTCTCCATGCCGAGCACACCATGAACGCGTCCACATTCAGCGGCCTGGTCACCGCCTCCACGCTCGCTGATCCCTACACGGTCGTCTCCTCGGCGATCGGGACGCTCAAGGGACCATTGCATGGGGGAGCGGCTCAGGAGGTGGCGGAGATGCTGGAGGCGATCGGCACTCTGGATAATGTCCGATCGTACCTGGAACAGAAGCTTGCGGCCAAAGAGAAGCTCATGGGGTTCGGTCATCGGATTTACAAGGTGAAGGACCCGCGGGCGACGATTCTGCAAAAGCTGGCGAAAACGCTCTTCGCGCAATTAGAACGTCATGGGCACTCCTCCCTTTACGAATTGGCCGAAGAGGTGGAACGCATCGGAGAAGAACTGTTGCGAGACAAAGGCGTCCACGCCAACGTCGACTTCTACTCAGGTGTGCTGTACAAAGCCATGGGCCTCGATAAGGATTTCTTCCCATGTGTGTTCGCCATGGCACGAGTGAGCGGCTGGCTCGCTCACTGGCTGGAACAGATCAAGGATAACAAGCTCTTCCGGCCGGACCAGATCTACGAAGGCCGACACGGCCGAGCATATGTCCCGATCGACCGTCGTCTTGAGGATCTGCCGCAAGAACCCGTCGAGGCCCGAACGGTGAAGGCGTAA
- a CDS encoding YbaK/EbsC family protein has protein sequence MTILPRLKEFLDKNQVRYDVLGHQEAYTAPEIAHALHVSGKMLAKVVIVKADERFVMTVLPSHWRIDFDRLKAALGASDVRLATEDEFKGLFPDCEIGTMPPFGNLYDIKVYVDRSLTEDEKIVFQAGTHFGAVKLRYQDFADLVQPTVAEFHQAPTKIAS, from the coding sequence ATGACTATCCTACCCAGATTGAAAGAGTTTCTGGACAAGAACCAGGTTCGCTACGACGTGTTGGGCCATCAGGAAGCCTATACTGCGCCGGAGATCGCGCACGCGTTGCACGTGTCGGGAAAGATGCTCGCCAAGGTCGTGATCGTCAAAGCGGACGAGCGGTTCGTGATGACGGTGCTTCCGTCTCACTGGAGAATTGATTTCGATCGCCTCAAAGCAGCGCTGGGAGCCAGTGACGTGCGCTTGGCCACCGAGGATGAATTCAAAGGGCTGTTCCCCGACTGTGAAATCGGGACGATGCCGCCGTTCGGCAACCTGTACGACATCAAGGTGTACGTCGACCGGTCGCTCACCGAGGATGAAAAAATCGTCTTTCAGGCCGGTACTCACTTCGGAGCGGTCAAGCTCCGGTACCAGGACTTCGCCGACTTGGTTCAACCCACGGTCGCGGAGTTCCATCAAGCGCCGACGAAGATCGCGAGTTAG
- a CDS encoding CBS domain-containing protein yields the protein MRGVEFMARACDPKTLTVRQLMEDAVVTVSPQTTGLAIAEILSERNFGSVPVVEQDRTLVGLVSEFDLLRVMDEDRDLRQVTAADIMTRKVVSVAEDMPVKELIQLLQDRFLIRVPVVNGNKLVGIVARRDIVFGYVKALAHYWP from the coding sequence ATGAGAGGGGTGGAATTTATGGCAAGGGCCTGCGATCCTAAGACGTTGACCGTCCGGCAGCTCATGGAAGATGCGGTCGTGACCGTGAGTCCCCAAACCACAGGACTGGCCATCGCCGAGATTCTGAGCGAGCGGAATTTCGGGAGCGTCCCCGTCGTCGAGCAAGACCGGACCCTGGTGGGCCTGGTGAGCGAGTTTGACCTCCTGCGGGTCATGGATGAGGACCGGGATCTGCGGCAGGTCACGGCGGCTGACATCATGACCCGCAAGGTGGTGAGCGTCGCGGAAGACATGCCGGTCAAGGAACTGATCCAACTGCTGCAAGACCGGTTCTTGATCCGGGTGCCGGTCGTGAACGGCAATAAGCTGGTAGGGATCGTGGCGCGGCGGGATATCGTCTTCGGATACGTCAAGGCGTTGGCCCATTACTGGCCGTAA